From the genome of Turicibacter faecis, one region includes:
- a CDS encoding helix-turn-helix domain-containing protein produces the protein MSELKIAKMIMKRRKERKMTQEDLANYLGVSKAAISKWETGQSYPDLALLPIIAAYFNLSVDELIGYEPQMDKNEIRSLYQRLCHDFTTQPFDEVITTCRDIVRRYYSCYPLLFQIGVLMINHSMLDPNQTQAINEWARSLFERVKVNSEDVDLAKQAQTFEALSYILLNQPLEALRLLEGCQKPMATGELLQAQAYQMMGEWEEAQKSTQIALYKGLMLMMEAFPMMLSLNDGAKFETVLQKLLEVVQTFELEGLNPYCLMPIYLLVAKKWMGLQEEERALDYLEQYTKLATSIGSSFYLRASTFFNQLDQWYETFDLGKMAPRNEVIIKQSMIDAVVMEPLFMSLQTNERFIQLVKRLGE, from the coding sequence GTGTCAGAACTAAAGATTGCAAAAATGATTATGAAACGAAGAAAAGAACGGAAAATGACGCAAGAAGACCTGGCTAACTATTTAGGGGTCTCTAAGGCAGCCATTTCGAAGTGGGAGACAGGTCAAAGTTATCCTGATTTAGCGTTGCTCCCGATTATTGCCGCCTATTTTAATCTAAGTGTGGATGAACTCATCGGGTATGAACCACAGATGGATAAAAATGAGATTCGCTCGTTGTATCAACGGTTATGTCATGATTTTACGACGCAACCTTTTGATGAAGTCATCACGACTTGTCGAGATATTGTTCGTCGCTACTATTCTTGTTATCCGTTGTTATTTCAAATAGGCGTTTTAATGATTAATCACAGCATGTTAGACCCAAACCAAACACAGGCTATTAATGAGTGGGCACGGTCTTTATTTGAGCGTGTAAAAGTAAATAGTGAAGATGTTGATCTTGCGAAACAAGCTCAAACGTTTGAGGCACTTAGTTACATCTTATTAAATCAACCGTTAGAAGCGCTTCGCCTCCTTGAGGGATGTCAAAAACCGATGGCAACGGGAGAACTTTTACAAGCTCAAGCCTATCAAATGATGGGGGAGTGGGAGGAAGCGCAAAAGTCAACGCAGATTGCTTTATATAAAGGACTGATGTTGATGATGGAGGCCTTTCCAATGATGCTCTCATTAAATGACGGGGCAAAGTTTGAAACAGTGTTGCAAAAGCTGTTAGAGGTGGTTCAAACATTTGAGTTAGAAGGATTAAATCCGTATTGCTTAATGCCTATTTATTTGTTGGTGGCTAAGAAATGGATGGGGCTTCAAGAAGAGGAACGGGCACTTGATTACTTAGAGCAATATACGAAATTAGCGACATCCATCGGGTCTTCCTTTTATTTAAGAGCCTCGACTTTCTTTAATCAGTTAGATCAGTGGTATGAGACGTTTGATCTTGGAAAAATGGCGCCGCGAAATGAGGTCATTATTAAACAATCCATGATAGACGCTGTGGTGATGGAACCTTTATTTATGTCTTTACAAACAAATGAACGCTTTATCCAATTAGTGAAACGGTTAGGAGAATGA
- a CDS encoding heavy metal-binding domain-containing protein: MLIVTTQEIPGKEILEVKGLVRGSTVRSKNIGKDIGAALKGVVGGELAGYNEMLTEARQIAIGRMVEDAKSKGANAIVGMHLMSSSVMSGAAEMVVYGTAVLIKE, from the coding sequence ATGTTAATTGTTACGACACAGGAAATACCCGGGAAAGAAATTTTAGAAGTGAAAGGATTAGTTCGAGGAAGTACGGTGCGTTCTAAAAATATCGGAAAAGATATTGGTGCCGCCTTAAAAGGAGTCGTTGGTGGTGAATTAGCTGGCTATAATGAAATGTTAACGGAGGCGCGCCAAATTGCGATTGGACGAATGGTTGAGGATGCAAAGTCAAAAGGAGCCAACGCCATTGTTGGAATGCACCTCATGTCTTCATCTGTCATGAGCGGAGCAGCGGAAATGGTCGTCTATGGGACAGCAGTGCTTATTAAAGAATAG
- a CDS encoding PLD nuclease N-terminal domain-containing protein, whose product MTQWSDYLPFLIPLGVAQFALAIFSVIHVVKHPSYRFGNKALWIVVVLVFQFIGPAVYFLFGRGDEE is encoded by the coding sequence ATGACTCAATGGTCTGACTATTTACCATTTTTAATTCCGTTAGGGGTGGCTCAGTTCGCCCTAGCTATTTTTTCGGTGATTCATGTGGTGAAGCACCCATCTTATCGTTTTGGAAATAAAGCGTTATGGATTGTTGTAGTCCTTGTGTTTCAGTTTATTGGACCGGCTGTTTACTTCTTATTTGGAAGAGGGGACGAAGAATGA
- a CDS encoding heavy metal-binding domain-containing protein has protein sequence MLIVTTDQIVGKEIVEVKGLVRGSTVRSKNIGKDIGAALKGVVGGELTGYNEMLTEARQIAIGRMVEDAKSKGANAIVGMRLMSSAVMSGAAEMVAYGTAVVIHD, from the coding sequence ATGCTAATTGTAACAACGGATCAGATTGTTGGGAAAGAAATTGTAGAAGTGAAGGGGCTTGTTCGAGGAAGTACGGTACGTTCTAAAAATATCGGAAAAGATATTGGCGCCGCCCTAAAGGGAGTCGTCGGTGGTGAATTAACGGGCTATAACGAAATGCTAACAGAGGCGCGCCAAATTGCGATTGGACGAATGGTTGAGGATGCAAAATCAAAGGGAGCTAATGCGATTGTCGGGATGCGTCTGATGTCATCGGCTGTGATGAGTGGTGCCGCGGAAATGGTCGCTTACGGAACGGCGGTCGTTATTCATGATTAA
- a CDS encoding DUF1835 domain-containing protein has protein sequence MIDVFFSEGAAYTWYLSTIPVEERTDEPIQEFESIIYLPFLFDLGDFSDGISSTSREDLFCEIHRSKFSSEAELRSRFRSLTKQWQRLEKEAQRGATFRIWVGPSANDGCGLYFLCSILKDIEVSLSVVHRPPYQLTPFKSLVFFRNWDEMTENYFQMLVQGETVLSEIEKKVFAMMWENQLKTSPLRVMLEGKVLGVSEDFYDSFIRWQLLKGSTSVTDLIRNLVLENELSLNEGWYTKRIKAMLETGICQVVVPSDEFDDQVIKWGGES, from the coding sequence ATGATCGATGTGTTTTTTAGTGAAGGGGCGGCTTATACGTGGTATTTGTCAACGATTCCGGTTGAGGAGCGAACGGATGAACCGATACAGGAATTTGAATCCATTATTTATTTACCGTTTCTATTTGACTTAGGTGATTTTTCAGATGGAATCAGTTCTACTTCAAGGGAGGACCTTTTTTGTGAGATACATCGGAGCAAGTTCTCAAGTGAGGCCGAATTAAGATCCCGATTTCGTTCGCTCACTAAGCAGTGGCAACGTTTAGAGAAAGAGGCTCAGCGTGGAGCGACCTTTCGAATTTGGGTAGGTCCATCGGCGAATGATGGGTGTGGCCTTTATTTTCTTTGTTCCATTTTAAAGGATATTGAGGTGAGTTTATCGGTTGTTCACCGTCCCCCTTATCAGCTGACTCCGTTTAAAAGCCTTGTCTTTTTTCGAAATTGGGACGAGATGACAGAAAATTATTTTCAGATGCTTGTTCAAGGTGAGACCGTTTTATCGGAGATAGAGAAAAAGGTGTTTGCGATGATGTGGGAGAATCAGTTAAAAACCTCTCCCTTACGGGTGATGCTAGAAGGAAAGGTGCTTGGAGTTTCTGAAGACTTTTATGATTCCTTTATTCGATGGCAACTGCTTAAAGGATCGACCTCCGTAACTGATTTAATAAGAAACCTTGTCTTAGAAAATGAACTGTCTTTAAATGAAGGATGGTATACTAAACGAATTAAAGCGATGCTTGAAACGGGGATCTGTCAAGTGGTGGTCCCTTCTGATGAGTTTGATGATCAGGTTATCAAATGGGGAGGGGAATCTTAG